A window of Bufo gargarizans isolate SCDJY-AF-19 chromosome 9, ASM1485885v1, whole genome shotgun sequence contains these coding sequences:
- the LOC122919872 gene encoding olfactory receptor 10C1-like: GDWTTVTYFIILGFSAFTEVRLPIFLLFLFVYLATLIGNGVVVCVVRSDPALHSPMYFFLCNLSILEIVYSSVTMPKILANVLSKDKRISFQGCAIQLFLFIALGTTECLLLAVMAFDRFTAICRPLYYSLVMSAQNCCCLSAFSWLFGVLVSMEQTIFIFSLPFCGPNVIDHFFCDIPPVLKLACSETFLNEISIFIVCLIVLVMPFLLILGSYTQIISTVLKMTSVDNRSKAYSTCVSHLTSVTLFYGTASFMYFRPRSSYSLEIDRFLALFYSAVTPMLNPLIYTLRNQEAKLSFVRGLRHLHILCNK; this comes from the exons ggggactgg ACCACTGTGACCTACTTCATCATCCTTGGCTTCTCAGCCTTCACAGAAGTCCGTCTTCCCattttcctccttttcctcttCGTATACTTGGCCACCCTGATTGGTAATGGAGTGGTTGTCTGTGTTGTGCGTTCAGATCCTGCTCTGCACTCTCCCATGTACTTCTTCTTGTGTAACTTGTCCATCTTGGAGATAGTCtactcatctgtcaccatgccaAAAATTCTTGCAAATGTCCTATCGAAAGACAAGAGAATCTCATTTCAAGGTTGTGCTATTCAGTTGTTCCTATTCATAGCACTAGGAACCACTGAATGTCTTCTTCTGGCCGTCATGGCCTTTGACCGTTTCACTGCCATATGTAGACCTCTTTATTATAGTTTGGTCATGAGTGCTCAGAACTGTTGCTGTCTTTCTGCTTTTTCCTGGTTGTTTGGAGTTCTAGTTTCCATGGAACAGACCATTTTTATCTTTAGCCTGCCCTTCTGTGGGCCAAATGTTATTGACCACTTTTTTTGCGACATACCTCCAGTCCTGAAGCTAGCATGCTCAGAAACATTCTTGAATGAGATTTCCATCTTCATCGTATGTTTGATTGTCCTTGTCATGCCCTTCCTTCTCATTCTAGGGTCCTACACTCAAATCATCTCAACTGTACTGAAAATGACCTCTGTGGACAACCGTAGCAAAGCGTATTCCACTTGTGTATCTCACCTGACTTCCGTCACTCTTTTCTACGGCACAGCGTCTTTCATGTACTTTCGGCCTAGATCCTCGTATTCTCTGGAGATTGACCGTTTCTTGGCTCTCTTCTACAGTGCGGTGACTCCTATGCTTAACCCTCTTATCTACACATTAAGGAACCAAGAAGCAAAGCTTTCATTTGTTAGAGGTCTGAGACACCTTCACATTTTATGTAATAAATAA